Proteins from one bacterium genomic window:
- a CDS encoding DUF4097 family beta strand repeat-containing protein: MKKRSGQLWIGVTLLILGILFLLRNFGLVTGSVWGIIGKFWPLILVFIGLEMIVKDRIARGVIIVIFLILSILVVIFSPRKVKSFEKHRKIVIKNEVLYDTSATFILNEDLKGIETIKVKVENIKDLDITVRQSDEGKLESELYIGGKRGEFFADSVEYTYQRMGDEGILRIRDMRSGLEGIKRFLAEKGYKGHLSLRVPKGKNLKIENVNGDLDMEKLALRDLEISQVNGDAEFREISTRDFEFSNVNGDFDGERIYSEESIRLSLVNGSFEIREAKGKRLEISGVNGDIRLHENLEFERLEVEMVNGDIECRVSPKWLKGIVNLKTVSGDIEIEKVDIDRLPVAIRKGFKGEFKDSSQAKIFIETLSGKVNIR, from the coding sequence ATGAAGAAGAGAAGTGGACAATTATGGATAGGTGTTACATTACTGATTCTGGGCATTCTCTTCCTTCTTAGGAATTTTGGTCTTGTAACGGGAAGTGTGTGGGGAATCATCGGCAAGTTCTGGCCTTTAATACTGGTATTCATAGGCCTTGAAATGATCGTTAAAGACAGGATAGCAAGGGGCGTTATTATTGTGATCTTCCTTATACTTTCTATTTTAGTTGTAATTTTCTCGCCCAGAAAGGTTAAAAGTTTTGAAAAACACCGGAAGATTGTTATAAAAAATGAGGTACTCTACGATACTTCGGCAACTTTTATCCTTAACGAAGACCTCAAAGGGATTGAGACCATTAAAGTTAAGGTCGAAAATATAAAGGATCTTGATATAACCGTCAGGCAATCTGACGAGGGAAAGTTGGAATCGGAGCTTTACATTGGCGGGAAAAGAGGGGAGTTTTTTGCTGATTCAGTAGAATATACCTACCAGAGAATGGGGGATGAAGGAATTTTGAGAATCAGGGACATGAGAAGTGGCTTGGAAGGTATAAAAAGGTTTCTGGCTGAGAAGGGATATAAAGGACATTTAAGTCTAAGAGTTCCTAAGGGCAAGAATCTAAAGATTGAAAACGTTAACGGGGACTTAGATATGGAAAAACTGGCTTTAAGGGATTTGGAAATAAGTCAGGTGAATGGTGATGCAGAGTTTAGAGAAATATCTACTCGTGATTTTGAATTTTCCAACGTGAATGGGGATTTTGATGGGGAAAGAATTTATTCTGAGGAAAGTATACGCCTTTCCTTAGTGAATGGGAGTTTTGAAATTAGAGAGGCAAAGGGTAAGCGCCTTGAAATAAGCGGAGTAAACGGAGACATTAGACTTCATGAGAATCTGGAATTCGAAAGGCTCGAGGTGGAGATGGTTAATGGTGATATTGAATGCAGAGTTTCGCCTAAGTGGCTAAAAGGTATTGTTAATTTGAAGACGGTTTCAGGTGATATTGAGATTGAAAAGGTTGATATTGACAGGCTTCCCGTAGCAATCAGAAAAGGGTTTAAAGGAGAATTTAAAGACTCTTCACAGGCTAAGATATTTATTGAGACACTCTCTGGTAAGGTGAATATAAGGTAA
- a CDS encoding PspC domain-containing protein, translated as MKKFRRKIKGKMLGGVCAGLAEYFNVDVSLVRLAMVLLALIDGLGIVFYILAWIVVPAEESEGEKAEEIGTEVQSDESDRSARIVAGIFLIALGVYFLIRNYFGLFLAWDKIWPILLIILGVWIIYRGVSKKEEAGK; from the coding sequence ATGAAAAAGTTCAGAAGAAAGATAAAAGGAAAAATGCTGGGCGGAGTTTGTGCAGGGCTTGCAGAGTATTTTAACGTTGATGTGAGCCTTGTAAGGCTTGCAATGGTGCTTTTAGCACTGATAGATGGTCTCGGAATTGTGTTCTATATTCTGGCGTGGATTGTAGTTCCCGCAGAGGAAAGCGAAGGGGAAAAAGCAGAAGAAATAGGGACCGAGGTCCAGAGTGATGAGAGTGATCGAAGCGCACGCATTGTTGCCGGTATTTTCCTCATAGCTCTCGGAGTTTACTTTCTGATCAGAAACTATTTCGGACTCTTTTTGGCCTGGGACAAGATATGGCCTATTCTTCTTATAATTCTCGGTGTTTGGATCATTTACAGGGGGGTATCTAAGAAAGAGGAGGCTGGAAAATGA
- a CDS encoding PspC domain-containing protein — protein MSGGKIKKLVRKKDGRVLGGVCAGLADYLGIDVIIVRLILIALTLAWGGGLLFYLLAWIIIPEEE, from the coding sequence ATGAGCGGAGGAAAGATAAAAAAACTGGTAAGAAAGAAAGATGGCAGGGTGTTGGGAGGAGTGTGTGCTGGCCTTGCCGATTACCTTGGCATTGATGTGATTATTGTAAGGTTAATTTTAATTGCTTTAACACTGGCATGGGGAGGGGGACTGTTGTTCTATCTTCTTGCCTGGATAATAATACCAGAGGAGGAGTAA
- a CDS encoding ABC transporter permease subunit → MIGKLIWKEIRENFINSMIFAGVILTATIYGTLKNFGDIKALGALSILIAVLSFVMVLAYAIYRGYSTIKREKDRNTLEFLLSLPVDGREIVVSKFLAFAIEALFLSLCITIFSHLPLLTLLFSKAVGSVEFKSGAMTITYITFHFFLLSLFVFIVFQFYEILILSLKTKSFFLNALLFFAYLYIMSAFMSFLKKLFNFLPQGAPLHRTFGGEELIVLSGLDCQGLAAGALASVALIILGIFLFNKKVEV, encoded by the coding sequence ATGATAGGGAAGCTTATTTGGAAAGAAATTCGGGAAAATTTCATTAATAGCATGATTTTTGCAGGGGTTATTTTAACTGCAACCATTTACGGTACGTTAAAGAACTTCGGTGATATTAAAGCTCTTGGCGCTTTATCAATTTTGATCGCTGTTCTTTCCTTTGTGATGGTCCTTGCCTATGCAATTTACCGAGGATATTCTACAATTAAGCGTGAAAAGGACCGGAATACCCTTGAGTTCTTGCTATCCCTTCCCGTTGATGGTCGGGAGATTGTTGTTTCTAAGTTTTTGGCATTTGCAATCGAGGCTCTTTTTCTTTCTCTTTGCATTACTATCTTTTCTCACTTACCGCTATTGACTTTGCTTTTTTCCAAGGCTGTGGGTAGTGTTGAGTTTAAATCCGGGGCAATGACGATTACCTATATCACTTTTCACTTTTTCCTTTTATCTTTGTTTGTTTTTATAGTTTTTCAGTTCTATGAGATTCTAATTCTCTCGCTTAAAACTAAGAGTTTCTTCCTGAATGCACTTTTGTTTTTTGCTTATCTTTACATAATGTCAGCTTTTATGTCATTTTTAAAGAAACTCTTTAACTTTCTACCTCAGGGGGCCCCTTTGCACCGAACCTTTGGGGGTGAGGAGTTGATAGTGTTGTCTGGATTGGATTGTCAAGGGCTGGCGGCCGGAGCCCTTGCAAGTGTCGCTCTTATAATCTTGGGGATTTTCCTATTCAATAAAAAAGTGGAGGTGTAG
- a CDS encoding ABC transporter ATP-binding protein: protein MSGVIKVANLYKKYGSVVALQNITLEVKRGEIVGICGPNGSGKSTFLRILSGIVKPTSGYMEVLGGIVGKSTRKNIAYVSENDTFYKWMRIGELLSFLKTFYPDLNVEVAKELLKNENLELNKKVGELSKGNRQRLKVIMAISRSPEIILLDEPFSGIDMLSRDRILDLLKGFLIGGERTALISTHFVEGLEEIFSRVIFFKEGDVVLDENCEKLREKYGKSVKAMYFEVFGGLS from the coding sequence ATGAGTGGGGTTATTAAAGTTGCAAATCTTTACAAAAAATACGGATCTGTTGTCGCCCTTCAAAACATCACTTTAGAAGTAAAAAGGGGCGAGATTGTGGGGATATGTGGGCCTAACGGGAGTGGTAAATCCACTTTTTTGAGAATTCTGAGCGGTATAGTAAAGCCAACTTCGGGATACATGGAAGTTCTTGGAGGGATTGTCGGTAAATCTACGCGAAAAAATATTGCTTATGTTTCTGAAAACGACACCTTTTACAAATGGATGAGGATTGGGGAGCTTTTAAGTTTTCTGAAGACCTTTTACCCTGACTTGAACGTGGAGGTGGCGAAAGAACTTTTAAAAAACGAAAATCTTGAGTTGAATAAAAAAGTGGGTGAATTGTCAAAGGGCAACAGGCAGAGGCTCAAAGTTATCATGGCAATTTCCCGGTCACCTGAGATTATTTTATTGGATGAGCCTTTTTCGGGTATTGATATGCTTTCGAGGGATAGGATTCTTGACCTCTTGAAAGGTTTCCTGATTGGCGGAGAGAGGACGGCGCTCATTTCTACCCATTTTGTGGAAGGGCTTGAGGAAATTTTCAGCAGGGTAATTTTCTTTAAAGAAGGTGATGTGGTTCTTGACGAAAATTGCGAGAAATTGAGGGAGAAGTATGGTAAGTCAGTAAAAGCTATGTATTTTGAAGTATTTGGAGGCCTGTCATGA
- a CDS encoding GntR family transcriptional regulator: MTLEGLKKPNFDPNLPIYLQIMNFVKKLIVRGVLKPGDKVPSVRDMALFLGVNPNTVQKAYEELERDGTIFTKRGQGNFVNEDKSVAVKLKEAMVKEVIERYKKEMEELGISKEQILILLKEMLE; this comes from the coding sequence ATGACACTTGAAGGGCTGAAAAAACCAAACTTCGATCCAAACCTGCCAATTTATTTACAAATAATGAATTTTGTGAAGAAACTTATCGTGCGGGGGGTTTTAAAGCCCGGCGATAAAGTTCCTTCCGTCAGGGATATGGCGCTTTTCCTGGGCGTTAATCCGAATACGGTACAAAAGGCGTACGAGGAGCTTGAAAGGGATGGCACTATATTTACAAAGCGAGGTCAGGGCAATTTTGTTAACGAGGATAAAAGTGTTGCGGTTAAACTTAAAGAGGCAATGGTTAAAGAAGTCATTGAAAGATATAAAAAAGAGATGGAAGAGTTAGGTATTTCTAAAGAACAAATTTTAATCCTTTTAAAGGAGATGCTTGAATGA
- a CDS encoding carbon starvation protein A: protein MSTLYIVAVILIFALAFKFYGRFLENTYGVKKEEPVPSKEKYDGVDYVPTNKLVLLGHHFSSIAGAGPIVGPIIAGLAFGWVPAILWIVLGSIFIGGLHDFSSLIISIRHGGRSIAEVAKKYINKRTYKIFLIFIWLALMYVVAVFLDLSADTFAKEPVVAQVSILYILIAILFGISLYRLKIKLGLSTVVALLLIFAGILFSLNNPLIILSKTQWIWILTLYAFLASILPVWFLLQPRDYLSSYFLYFTLLIGLIGLIFGKNSINYPAFVSFNSKSIGPLIPFMFITIACGAISGFHSLVSSGTTSKQLDNPKNARFVAYGGMLLEGVVAAIALSTVMILSKGQTVSNPQQIYSEGIGKFCSIIGIKPRAGQILGYLAVSAFILTTVDTATRIARYIFQELFEIKESLAARIFATMASLILPILLLNMKLRDFSGNVVPVWKVIWPIFGTTNQLLAALVLLIIYVWVKRENFKHSLAIILPMIFMLAMTLTALAYTLVIKMTHGQYDVITITALILFALAIFVVVESVSAIRKKEA from the coding sequence ATGAGTACTCTTTATATTGTAGCAGTTATTTTGATTTTTGCTCTTGCCTTCAAGTTTTACGGAAGGTTCCTCGAAAACACCTACGGGGTGAAGAAAGAGGAACCCGTTCCCTCAAAAGAAAAATACGACGGCGTTGACTACGTTCCCACCAATAAACTCGTGCTTCTCGGTCATCACTTCTCCTCCATCGCCGGTGCAGGCCCAATAGTAGGACCAATCATAGCAGGCCTTGCCTTTGGCTGGGTACCGGCAATACTCTGGATCGTTCTCGGGTCCATTTTTATCGGTGGTCTTCACGACTTCTCCTCCCTTATAATCTCCATAAGACACGGTGGAAGGTCCATAGCAGAAGTAGCAAAAAAGTACATCAACAAAAGAACCTACAAAATCTTTCTCATATTCATCTGGCTTGCGCTAATGTATGTTGTAGCAGTATTTCTTGATTTAAGTGCCGACACCTTTGCGAAAGAACCAGTCGTTGCCCAGGTCAGCATTCTTTATATACTTATTGCAATTCTTTTCGGCATCTCTCTTTACCGTCTCAAAATCAAACTCGGCCTTTCAACGGTGGTTGCACTACTTTTAATTTTTGCGGGGATCCTATTTAGCCTAAACAATCCACTTATCATCCTCTCCAAAACTCAGTGGATTTGGATTTTAACCTTATACGCATTTTTAGCGTCAATCCTGCCTGTTTGGTTTCTTTTGCAGCCAAGAGACTATCTTTCAAGCTACTTCCTCTACTTTACCCTTCTGATTGGGCTTATAGGCTTGATATTTGGAAAGAACTCGATTAACTACCCCGCATTTGTAAGCTTTAACTCTAAATCCATAGGTCCTCTAATTCCATTTATGTTCATAACCATAGCCTGTGGAGCCATCTCGGGGTTTCATTCCCTCGTTTCCTCCGGAACTACTTCTAAGCAACTGGACAATCCTAAAAATGCCAGATTCGTTGCTTACGGCGGGATGCTCCTCGAAGGTGTGGTTGCTGCCATTGCCCTTTCAACGGTGATGATCCTTTCAAAAGGTCAAACCGTATCAAATCCCCAACAAATTTACTCTGAGGGAATTGGGAAATTTTGTTCCATCATAGGTATTAAACCACGAGCTGGCCAAATCCTCGGCTATCTCGCCGTATCTGCCTTCATTTTGACGACTGTTGATACCGCAACGAGAATTGCAAGATACATTTTTCAGGAACTCTTTGAGATTAAAGAAAGCCTTGCCGCCCGAATCTTTGCCACCATGGCTTCACTGATCCTGCCAATACTTTTACTAAATATGAAATTAAGAGACTTCTCAGGAAACGTCGTGCCTGTCTGGAAAGTCATTTGGCCCATCTTTGGAACCACCAACCAGCTCCTCGCAGCCCTTGTTTTGCTAATTATCTACGTGTGGGTAAAGAGGGAAAACTTCAAACATTCCTTAGCCATAATTTTGCCCATGATTTTTATGCTCGCCATGACTCTGACCGCCCTTGCCTACACCCTCGTAATCAAAATGACTCACGGGCAATACGACGTAATAACCATAACCGCCCTTATTCTGTTTGCCCTGGCTATTTTTGTTGTGGTTGAATCGGTTTCAGCCATCAGAAAAAAAGAAGCCTGA
- a CDS encoding YhfC family glutamic-type intramembrane protease: protein MLIIAFIIEMIIMMGIPIFLWVFLTKKFNLQMSLIWAGAITFILSQVVHIPLNYAIGLLKGGRGVALWPLPAMALIAGLSAGFCEEVARYLVLKFWRRDARSWQEGVTFGAGHGGIESILLGVLVLSTFVNMLVLKSGGLERLSLPEETLLKLKQQIETYWSIPWYIPILGGLERIFAITMHIAWTLLVLQAILRSNILWLVYAILAHTIVDGVALFMRSMGYSVVQMEAVILVFALIALWIIFALKKREPQREENKTSPQT, encoded by the coding sequence ATGTTAATTATTGCCTTTATCATAGAGATGATAATAATGATGGGAATACCCATCTTCTTATGGGTATTCCTGACGAAAAAATTCAACTTACAAATGAGTCTCATCTGGGCTGGCGCGATAACTTTTATTCTTTCTCAGGTTGTTCACATCCCCCTCAACTACGCCATTGGCTTGTTAAAGGGTGGGAGAGGTGTTGCCCTGTGGCCACTTCCAGCGATGGCTCTTATTGCAGGGCTTTCTGCCGGCTTTTGCGAAGAGGTTGCAAGATATCTGGTTCTTAAATTCTGGAGAAGAGACGCAAGATCCTGGCAAGAAGGGGTAACCTTTGGGGCTGGCCACGGTGGAATTGAATCCATACTCCTTGGAGTCCTTGTCCTTTCAACTTTCGTAAACATGCTTGTTCTCAAGAGTGGTGGATTGGAAAGACTCAGCCTCCCTGAAGAAACCCTGTTAAAGCTCAAACAGCAGATAGAGACCTACTGGTCAATCCCCTGGTATATTCCAATCCTTGGTGGCCTGGAAAGAATTTTCGCAATTACAATGCATATAGCCTGGACTCTCCTTGTACTCCAAGCCATTCTAAGGTCTAACATACTCTGGCTGGTTTACGCCATATTGGCGCATACTATTGTTGACGGTGTCGCACTATTTATGAGATCAATGGGATATTCTGTAGTTCAGATGGAAGCGGTGATTCTCGTTTTTGCCCTTATAGCCCTGTGGATCATATTTGCTTTAAAAAAGAGAGAACCGCAGAGAGAGGAGAATAAGACCTCACCGCAAACCTAA
- a CDS encoding TetR/AcrR family transcriptional regulator — protein sequence MGEQETRAKILKAGEELFSLKGYDATSIQEICEKAEVSKGAFFHYFPTKERFFLEILDLWLKDLTSRINEYIETSQNVYESLLKMTELFREIFRESRPKFLLFIEFLRAGIRDENILKKLSEYFELYTNYFSQIISEGIEKGILKKVDTRVTAHVIVSYAIGTIEQQIFKEDNHEFEEISKEGIRLILESIKKEE from the coding sequence ATGGGAGAGCAAGAAACCAGAGCAAAAATTCTAAAAGCGGGAGAGGAGCTCTTTTCCCTTAAGGGATATGATGCAACCTCAATTCAGGAAATTTGTGAAAAGGCAGAGGTGAGCAAGGGTGCCTTCTTCCACTACTTCCCGACTAAAGAGAGGTTCTTCCTCGAAATTCTTGACCTCTGGCTAAAAGATCTGACTTCACGAATCAATGAATACATTGAAACCTCACAAAATGTATATGAAAGCCTTTTAAAAATGACCGAACTCTTCAGGGAAATATTCCGGGAATCTCGCCCTAAATTCCTCTTATTCATCGAATTTCTAAGGGCGGGCATCAGAGACGAAAACATCCTTAAAAAACTCTCAGAATATTTTGAACTTTACACAAATTACTTCTCACAAATTATCTCCGAAGGGATAGAAAAGGGAATTTTAAAGAAAGTTGACACGAGAGTTACCGCCCACGTCATAGTTTCCTATGCCATCGGAACCATTGAACAGCAAATTTTCAAGGAGGATAATCATGAATTCGAAGAAATAAGCAAAGAAGGCATAAGGCTCATACTTGAGTCCATTAAAAAGGAGGAATAA
- a CDS encoding NAD(P)-dependent oxidoreductase codes for MKVLLTGAFGNIGQSAIEALLSQCDEVRCFDLKTRKNIKVFKKLKKKYGKSLEVFWGDITKEQDIEKALEGTDVVVHLAFIIPKLSATGLESEKVPEIAYKVNVEGTRNLIKAMEKLKKPEKIIFTSSVHVFGITQHLEPPRKPDDPVNPPEHYSRHKVECEVMLKNSSLKWSIFRLAASMPINLKIDKTLFEINLQNRMEYVHTKDVGIAIAHGVRSEEIWGKILLIGGGKRCWHTYGEIVEKVLEGIGIGTFPKEAFSKEYFATDWMDTEESQRLLNYQTRTIDDYVKDLQKALGLKLFFIRLFRPTIRFLLLKKSPYYRRKIIPQRVIWWNYWRNLSRKEEGRIS; via the coding sequence ATGAAAGTGCTCTTGACAGGAGCTTTTGGAAACATTGGGCAGAGTGCCATTGAGGCCCTGCTCAGCCAATGTGATGAGGTCCGATGTTTTGACCTCAAAACAAGGAAAAACATAAAAGTATTTAAAAAATTAAAGAAAAAATACGGCAAATCCCTTGAAGTATTCTGGGGTGACATCACAAAAGAGCAGGACATAGAAAAGGCCCTGGAAGGCACAGATGTGGTTGTGCATCTTGCCTTCATCATTCCGAAACTATCGGCCACCGGCCTCGAATCGGAAAAGGTCCCCGAAATCGCCTATAAGGTAAATGTAGAAGGAACAAGAAATCTCATAAAGGCAATGGAAAAACTCAAGAAACCTGAAAAAATCATCTTCACCTCTTCCGTCCACGTCTTCGGCATTACCCAGCACCTTGAACCACCGAGAAAACCCGACGACCCCGTTAACCCGCCAGAGCATTATTCAAGGCACAAAGTTGAATGTGAAGTCATGCTAAAAAACTCCAGCCTTAAATGGTCAATCTTCCGCCTTGCCGCCTCCATGCCAATAAACTTAAAAATTGACAAAACCTTGTTTGAAATCAATTTGCAGAACCGAATGGAATACGTCCACACAAAAGACGTAGGAATCGCCATCGCCCATGGAGTAAGAAGCGAAGAGATCTGGGGTAAAATCCTATTAATTGGTGGGGGCAAAAGGTGCTGGCATACCTATGGTGAAATCGTTGAAAAGGTGCTGGAAGGCATCGGCATTGGAACATTCCCAAAAGAGGCTTTTTCAAAAGAATACTTTGCCACCGACTGGATGGACACCGAAGAAAGCCAGAGACTTCTAAACTACCAGACAAGAACCATTGACGACTATGTAAAAGACCTCCAAAAAGCTCTCGGCTTAAAGCTCTTCTTCATCAGGCTATTCCGCCCCACCATCCGCTTCCTCCTGCTGAAAAAATCCCCTTACTACCGAAGAAAAATAATACCTCAAAGGGTGATATGGTGGAATTATTGGAGAAATTTGAGCAGGAAGGAGGAGGGGCGGATCAGCTAA
- a CDS encoding ankyrin repeat domain-containing protein — MNLNDVLILASADGNLSVVKYFVEKGLVQIDYEDEYGKTPLMYAIENGHLDLAKYLVENGANISLKDKEGWTALTYAAYHGHLEIVKYLVERGANINAKDNEGWTPLMYVSQNGYIDIVEYLIENGADINTKDNDGWTTLMCAAQEGHLEIVKYLIRKGANVNAADNYGWTVLMYQSDSGNLHMVKYLVEQGANINAKDNEGYTALMCAAKKGHLDVVKYLVEQGADVKAKNNKGLTALHLAKEKGHKKIVNFLNEFLKKSSVVIDSKININKLLIKAVEEGNLAKVKSLVKNGANVNFKDEKGWTVLMSAALVGNLDIIKYLIKRGCNVNEGRIDGFTALMTAAFCGHSDIVKHLVENGADIKAKDNKGLDVLMWAAYQGHLDIVKYLVENGADINAKDDKGWNVLMWAAYQGHLDIVKYLEKEARKENLKSEENKKTKEETENLEDLLDLEYLEFWENLDDLDDEIDL, encoded by the coding sequence ATGAATCTAAATGACGTGCTGATTCTTGCCTCTGCAGATGGGAACTTATCGGTTGTTAAATATTTTGTGGAAAAGGGCTTGGTACAAATAGATTATGAGGATGAGTATGGTAAAACTCCTTTAATGTATGCTATAGAGAACGGACATCTGGATTTAGCCAAATATCTTGTAGAAAACGGGGCTAACATTAGCTTAAAAGACAAGGAAGGATGGACAGCCTTAACGTACGCTGCTTACCACGGGCATTTGGAGATAGTTAAATACCTTGTGGAGCGAGGAGCTAACATTAACGCCAAAGATAATGAGGGGTGGACTCCTTTAATGTACGTTTCGCAAAACGGATATATAGATATAGTTGAATACTTGATTGAGAATGGAGCGGATATTAACACTAAAGATAACGATGGTTGGACCACTTTAATGTGTGCAGCTCAAGAAGGTCATTTAGAAATAGTCAAATATCTAATTAGAAAAGGAGCCAATGTTAATGCAGCGGATAATTATGGATGGACAGTACTAATGTACCAATCTGATAGCGGAAACTTGCATATGGTTAAATACCTTGTGGAGCAAGGAGCTAACATTAACGCCAAAGATAATGAGGGTTACACTGCACTGATGTGCGCTGCTAAAAAAGGTCACCTTGATGTTGTTAAATACCTTGTAGAGCAAGGAGCAGATGTCAAAGCCAAGAACAATAAGGGGTTAACCGCTTTACACCTAGCTAAGGAAAAAGGACACAAGAAAATAGTTAACTTCCTTAATGAATTCCTAAAGAAATCAAGTGTAGTAATAGATTCAAAAATTAACATCAATAAACTGTTAATAAAAGCGGTCGAAGAAGGTAATCTCGCCAAGGTAAAAAGTCTTGTAAAAAATGGTGCAAATGTCAATTTTAAAGACGAAAAAGGCTGGACTGTTTTAATGTCCGCAGCTCTTGTCGGAAATCTGGATATAATCAAATACCTTATAAAGAGAGGATGCAATGTAAACGAAGGAAGAATTGATGGTTTCACAGCTTTGATGACAGCAGCTTTCTGTGGTCATTCGGACATAGTTAAACACCTCGTGGAAAATGGTGCAGATATTAAAGCTAAAGATAATAAAGGCCTGGATGTTTTAATGTGGGCAGCTTACCAAGGTCATTTGGACATAGTTAAATACCTTGTGGAAAATGGTGCAGATATTAATGCCAAAGATGATAAAGGATGGAATGTTTTAATGTGGGCAGCTTACCAAGGTCATTTGGACATAGTTAAATACCTTGAAAAAGAAGCAAGAAAAGAAAATCTTAAGTCAGAGGAAAATAAAAAAACTAAAGAAGAAACTGAAAATTTGGAAGATCTCTTAGATCTGGAATACTTAGAATTTTGGGAGAATTTAGACGATTTAGATGATGAAATTGATCTTTGA
- the brxL gene encoding BREX system Lon protease-like protein BrxL, which yields MKELNHLDKKIKEIFPEESLLKIKENYSVFEGKNLPSFIKDWLVKKFSYEDGRIDVEEMRDYIDKHIPQKESAKRLKGSLMHDRTPIKILARALIEPDIKRGIFRFSIPDLGINFNEGKVPEYVVERNPELKGGEVWGIFELKYQEEEKENFIVIQDYQPFKPYEIDLEYYKEGRKEFGLEEWVDLLVRSMEYNPDGFHSLEQKLLFVSRLIVFVEPRVNLIELAPKGTGKTYIFNNISKYGWCVSGGKVTRAKMFYDMGRNVPGFITRYDFVAFDEVQTIEFSNDEEMRAALKSYLELGKFTVGNYHGESDAGFMLLGNVQLDRELKPLSMVYFNELPESFNESALFDRFHGFIEGWRLPRINEDLKISGYALNVEYFAEVLHNLRTRSEYATMVDELLNIPPKADTRDTTAIKRLATGYLKLLFPHVREVSEIDKDEFEIFCLRPAIEKRAIIRRQLHLMDAEYKEELPDIKVKR from the coding sequence ATGAAAGAGTTAAATCACTTGGATAAAAAAATTAAGGAAATTTTTCCAGAAGAGTCCCTACTTAAAATAAAAGAAAACTACAGTGTATTTGAGGGCAAAAACCTCCCGTCTTTCATAAAAGACTGGCTTGTTAAAAAGTTTTCATACGAAGATGGCAGAATAGATGTAGAAGAAATGAGAGATTACATAGATAAGCACATTCCGCAAAAGGAATCGGCGAAAAGACTTAAAGGAAGTTTAATGCACGACAGGACTCCTATTAAGATATTGGCCCGTGCATTGATTGAGCCGGACATCAAGAGAGGTATATTTAGATTCTCAATACCCGATCTTGGTATCAACTTTAATGAAGGAAAAGTACCTGAATACGTTGTTGAGAGGAATCCTGAATTAAAGGGTGGTGAAGTATGGGGTATCTTTGAACTCAAATACCAAGAGGAAGAGAAAGAGAATTTTATTGTTATTCAAGATTACCAACCTTTTAAACCGTACGAAATAGATCTTGAGTATTACAAAGAAGGAAGAAAAGAATTTGGCCTTGAAGAATGGGTAGATTTACTCGTAAGATCTATGGAATATAACCCTGATGGGTTCCACAGTCTTGAACAGAAGTTACTATTCGTATCGAGGCTCATCGTTTTTGTCGAACCAAGGGTTAATTTGATTGAGCTTGCCCCTAAAGGAACAGGAAAAACTTATATTTTTAACAACATTAGTAAATATGGATGGTGTGTAAGTGGGGGAAAAGTAACAAGAGCAAAGATGTTTTATGATATGGGAAGGAATGTTCCTGGATTCATCACGAGATATGATTTTGTTGCATTTGATGAGGTACAAACGATAGAGTTTTCAAATGATGAAGAAATGAGGGCGGCTTTAAAAAGTTATTTAGAGTTAGGTAAGTTTACGGTAGGAAACTACCATGGAGAATCTGATGCGGGATTTATGCTTCTTGGTAATGTTCAATTGGACAGGGAATTAAAACCTTTAAGTATGGTTTATTTTAATGAACTGCCAGAATCATTTAATGAGTCAGCCTTATTTGATAGATTTCACGGCTTTATTGAGGGATGGAGACTTCCGAGGATTAATGAAGATTTGAAAATTAGCGGCTATGCTTTGAATGTTGAATATTTTGCCGAAGTGTTACACAATCTGAGAACACGTTCCGAATATGCTACTATGGTGGATGAACTCTTGAATATACCTCCTAAAGCAGATACAAGAGACACCACTGCAATTAAAAGATTGGCAACTGGCTATCTGAAATTATTGTTCCCTCATGTTAGAGAAGTTTCAGAAATTGATAAAGATGAATTCGAAATCTTCTGTTTAAGACCGGCAATAGAAAAGAGAGCTATAATAAGAAGGCAATTGCATTTAATGGATGCTGAATATAAAGAGGAACTACCTGACATAAAAGTGAAGAGATAG